The sequence GGTCCCGCAGGGCGCGGGATGCCTCCTGGCGGGCGGCCTTCAGGCGGCCCTCCAACTCCTCCGCCCGTACCTGGTCGCCGAGTTCACGCAGTTCCTTGGCTATGCCGCGGGCCTTGGCCACCATCGGGTCGGAGGCGAAGTAGGTGGCGACCGCGTCGGCGTCGGCGAGCGTGGCGGCCCGGCGGGCCACGGTCTCCAGGACCCGGGCCGCCGAGGCCGCGAGCTGTTCGGCGCGCCGGGAGCGTGCATCGGCGAGCGTCTGCTTGCGGGCGGAGAACGCCTCGTAGACCTCGGTGCGCTTGTCCGTCAGCTCGCCGAGGAAGTCGTCGAACTCGGCGAAGCGGGACTCCAGGTCCTCCAGTCGTACGAGCATGCGGGCCAGCTGCTCGTCGCACGCCTCCGGGGTGTCCGCGACGGCGAGCGCGCCGGTGACGGCCTGGCCCAGCAGGGCGAACTCGGCGGCGAACTCGGCGCGGCCCTCGTGGTCGAGGAGTTCGCGGCGGTGGGCATCGAGCGTGGCGCGGGCGCGGTTGGCCCCTCCCAGTACCTCCGCGATGCGGCCGAGGACGGACGTACGGACGGTGGCGTCGCCGATGTCGAGGCCCGCGACGACCTCGGTGACGGTCTGGAGTCCGTCGGCCAGCTCGTCGAGCCGGGCGCTGACGGGTGCGGCTTCGGCGACCGTGGTGATCGACTCCGCGTCGGCGACGAGTTGTTCGATGTCCTGGTGGTGGCCGGTGAAGGCGTCCTCGCGGGCCAGGAAGGCGATGGCGCGCTGGCCGAACGAGGCGAGGTCGGCCCCGACGTCGGCGGCGAGGTCGTCGATGCGGGTGGTGTCCGCGTACCGCAGGTCCTTGAGGGTGAGCAGATGGCCCTGGGCCTGCCGCAGTTCGGTCAGGCCCGCCACCCACGCGCTCGCGCTGCGCGGGGCCTCGCCGCGCAGGCGGCGGACCACCGACGCGATACGGTCCGCCGCCTCGCTCAGTGCATCGGCGGCCTTCCGGGTCAGTTCCTGGACGGTCTCGAACTCGCTCAGCACCTGCTCGGCGGTGGCCCGCATCGCGTCCAGCGGGGTGCGCAGATCACCCAGCTCGGCGTCAGCGAGCCAGTGATGGGTGTCCGAAGCACGGGCGCAACCGGCCACCAGCGCCTCGTACACCTCAGTCGTCGGCTTGGTCTCGGCAACGGCGCGAGTAAGAGAGAGACAGTCGGAGAGACCGCGGACGAGGTCGGCGTTGCCCACGCGAGCCAGGGGCCCGGTGCCGACGGGCTGCGCGGCGGCGTGAGTGTCGGAGACATAGGGAGAGCGCCACAGCTGGAGCGGGTGGACGCGGGCCGGTTCGCCACCAATGCCGTGTTGCAGCACCATCAGCGTGCCATCGTCAAAGAGCGCCCAGCCGTGACAGAACAGCGGGGTGGCGACCTCCTTGCGGATCAGGTTGTAGGGCAGCAGCAGGCTGCGGCCCTCGGCGCGCGTGTGGAAGGCGAAGAGCATGTCCTCGCCGTTGGGCGAGCGGACCACGCGCTCGAACTCCAGGCCGGTGGTGTCCGTGTCGAAGACCTTGTACGCACCCGAGGCCAGGCAGTAGCCACCCGGGAAGACGATCCCCTGGTCCTCGGGCAGGCGGCGGCACGCCTGGCCGATGCCGTCGAGGCGCACCACGGCTTTGGTGAGAGCGTTGAAGACCAGGTGGCGGTGGGCGGACTCCTTGTAGGGGCGGATCCTCAGCAGGAGGAGGTCTCCCACGCGTGCATGGGCTATCTCCGCGTCGGCGAGGGACTGGAGCGGCTCGTCCACCGGTTCGGTGTAGATCCCCTCGCCAGTCTCGGTGTCGTTCGCCACCTTGATGGTGAGGGTGCCGTTCGCCGTACCGACGAATACCTCGCCCGCGATGGAGACGTGCGGGTGGCGGCCGAGGACATGGTCCTCTCGAGTTGCCTCGGTCCACTGGAAGTCGTGCGAGGCCGGAAGGACGTGATCGCGCTCCCCGCGCGAGTCGAGGAAGGGGACCCGGCTTCCGTCGTCGGCGGCAGACCAACGCAGCACCCGGATGTCGTCGGTCTTCTCACCGGTCTGGAAGACGGCGAGAAGCTTGCCCTCGACCCGGCGCAGCTGGAGGAGCCGGACCTCACGGTAATAGCGGTGCAGGGCGGCGAATTCCCTGACGAAAGCGGGGTCGTCGAGAAGGCCGGGAACAGCGTCCTCGTCCAGCCGGTTCAGGTCGCGGTCGTACAGCGCGAAGACCTCGCCCGGGGCGGTCTCGGACGTGGCTCCGGGCGGGGCGCCGTATCCGAACAGCAGGGCATCGCCGATGGCGACGATGTCGCGGGGCAGGCAGGTGTGCTCGGTGCGCAGCCGCTCGGTGCCGGTGAGTACGAGCCGCGTCGCCCCGAACTCCGCGGTGCGGCGGATGTTGAGTTCCTCGGCCCGGCGGGCGAGTTCGGCGGCCTGCGCGGCGAGCCGGTCGCGCAGTACCTCGTACGTACCGGTGTCCAGGCCGGTTGCCCCGGTTGACATGGGGTGCGGTTCCCTTCGCAAAGGTGCGGACCGGAGCTGCCGTCCCCTGTGCGGCAGCTCCGGTCGACGCGGGTGATCAAGCCTTGACGGTGCCGTTGGCTTCGTGGGTGCTGTTGCCGCCGTTGAGGGCGGTCAGAGGTAGGTCGGCCAGGCCCAGTTCGCCGGCCTTGTCCATCAGTTGCCGCAGCTGACCGGCGTTGGCTCCGTCTCCGGTCTTCATCAGCTTCATCAGCAGCGCGGAGACGGTCAGGTTCTGTACGTCCGCCGTCGACACCGAGCCGAGGATCCGGGCGATGTCGTCGGTGAAGCTCGCCGAGCCGTCCAGCCAGGGCTTCGCCAGGGCCTGCGCGGTCTCGGAGTGCTGGACGAAGCCGTCGACGCCCTTGCCGAGCGCGATCGAGGACACCAGCCGGTCGAAGAAGACCGACTCCCCGCCGACGATGTTGATGTCGGCGTTCTCCAGACCGGTCGCGATGACCGTGGCCTGGGCCTCGGCGACCTGGCGCTGGACGTCGAGTCCGGCCAGGCGGATCTCCTTCTCGGCCTGGATGCGCAGCCGGTACTCCTCGTGACCGCGGGACGCCTCGTCCAGCGCGGCCATCGCGGCGGCCTTCTCCGTGAGGCCCGCCGCCTCCGCCTTGAGCTTCTCGCCGATCGCCGTGGCCTCGGCCAGGGCCTTCGCCCGCACGCCCTCGGCCTCGGCGCGCAGCCGTGCCTCGGCGGCCTCCGCCTCGGCGCGGCCCGCCTTCTCGACGACCTCGGCCTCCTTGTCGCGGACCTGTACGGCCGCGAGCCCTTCCGCCGCCGACTCGGCCTGGATGCCCTCGGCGAGCCGTACCTTGGCGCGCGCGTCGAGATCGGCGGACTTCAACCGGGCCTCGGCCAGCGTCAGTTCCTCTGCGGCCCGGTGGGTGGCGGCCTGCTCGGCGGCCTCCGCGGCCTTGATGTCCTTGACCAGCTTCTCCTGCGCCTCCGCCTCGGCGGCGATGATCACTGCCTGCCGACCGCGCTCAGCCTCCTCCACAGCCCGCAGCTTCTTGATGGACTCCTCCTGCTCGGCGACCGTACGGTCCACCGCCACCCGCTCCCGGATGACCTCGGCGATCTCCCGCTTCTCCGCCTCGACCTCCTTCTCGGCGGAAATCCGGGTCAGTTGCGTCTCCCGCTCCCGGGCGATGACCTCCAGCAGGCGGTCCTTCTCGATGCGCTCGTTCTCGACGGCGATGACCCGCTCGCGGTTCTTCGCGGCGACCGCGACCTCCCGCTCCTGGTTCTCGCGCTGCACCCCCAGCTGCTCCTCGGTGCGCAGGAACGCGCCCTGCGCCCGCAGCCGCTCCTCCTCCACCACCCGTGCCGTCTCGGCCTCCTCGCGGGCCCGTGAGGTGTCGATCTCGCGCTTCTGCTTGATCTCGGCGTCCGCCTGCCGGCGCTGCAGTTCGAGGATGGCCTCGCGGGCGTCGACGTTCTGCCGGGTGATCTCCTTCTCCTCGGTGCGCTGGAACTCGTTGGTGCGTACGTGCTCCACCGTGGTCAGCTCGGTGATCTTCCGGATGCCCTGGGCGTCGAGGACGTTGTGAGGGTCGAGCTGGCTGAGCGGCGTCTGCTCCAGGTAGTCGATCGCCGCGTCCTCCAGGTGGTAACCGTTCAGGTCGACACCGATGAGCTCGATGATCTTGTACCGCAGCTCCTCGCGCTTGGTGTACAGGTCGGTGAAGTCCAGCTGCTTGCCAACCGTCTTGAGCGCCTCGGAGAACTTCGCGTGGAACAGCTCCTGCAACGTGCGCTGGTCGCTGGCCCGCTGCGTACCGACGGCCTGGGCGACCTTGATGACGTCCTCGACGGTCTTGTTGACCTTCACGAAGAACGAAATGCGGATGTCCGCACGGATGTTGTCCCGGCAGATCAGCCCGTCCTTGCCGGCCCGCGTGATCTCGATGGCCTTCACCGAGATGTCCATCACCTCGGCCTTGTGCAGCACCGGCAGTACGACCTGCCCGGTGAAGGTCACATCGACCTTCCGCATCTTCGAGACGATCAGTGCCTTGCCCTGCTCCACCTTGCGGAACAGGCGGGAGAAGACCAGCAGCATGCCGACGGCGGCGAGCAGGACAACGGCTATGAGCGCACCGATGCCCACGGTGAGGGGATCCATGAGAGACGTCCTTGAAGCGTGAGGAAGCGGAAGTGTGAAGGGGCGCGCCGGTCCTGGAGTCAGGCGGCGTGGCCGCGCGGGGCTAGCGCCGCGACGTAGGGCGCGGCCCGGAAGTGCTCGCCGGTGTCGTCGTAGGCGTACAACAGCCCGGGGACGCCGTACGTCAGGGGTTCGGCGCCCGCCTGGCGCACCCGGATCGCGGATCCGTCCTGGTCGGCGACCTCG is a genomic window of Streptomyces sp. Edi2 containing:
- a CDS encoding DNA repair ATPase, whose protein sequence is MSTGATGLDTGTYEVLRDRLAAQAAELARRAEELNIRRTAEFGATRLVLTGTERLRTEHTCLPRDIVAIGDALLFGYGAPPGATSETAPGEVFALYDRDLNRLDEDAVPGLLDDPAFVREFAALHRYYREVRLLQLRRVEGKLLAVFQTGEKTDDIRVLRWSAADDGSRVPFLDSRGERDHVLPASHDFQWTEATREDHVLGRHPHVSIAGEVFVGTANGTLTIKVANDTETGEGIYTEPVDEPLQSLADAEIAHARVGDLLLLRIRPYKESAHRHLVFNALTKAVVRLDGIGQACRRLPEDQGIVFPGGYCLASGAYKVFDTDTTGLEFERVVRSPNGEDMLFAFHTRAEGRSLLLPYNLIRKEVATPLFCHGWALFDDGTLMVLQHGIGGEPARVHPLQLWRSPYVSDTHAAAQPVGTGPLARVGNADLVRGLSDCLSLTRAVAETKPTTEVYEALVAGCARASDTHHWLADAELGDLRTPLDAMRATAEQVLSEFETVQELTRKAADALSEAADRIASVVRRLRGEAPRSASAWVAGLTELRQAQGHLLTLKDLRYADTTRIDDLAADVGADLASFGQRAIAFLAREDAFTGHHQDIEQLVADAESITTVAEAAPVSARLDELADGLQTVTEVVAGLDIGDATVRTSVLGRIAEVLGGANRARATLDAHRRELLDHEGRAEFAAEFALLGQAVTGALAVADTPEACDEQLARMLVRLEDLESRFAEFDDFLGELTDKRTEVYEAFSARKQTLADARSRRAEQLAASAARVLETVARRAATLADADAVATYFASDPMVAKARGIAKELRELGDQVRAEELEGRLKAARQEASRALRDRTDLYADDGRTIRLGHHRFAVNTQPLDLTLVPQGDGLAFALAGTDYRSPVTDPDFAATRPYWGRLLPSESPEVYRAEHLAARLLDEHGPAALAAADLPALVRQAAEEAYDEGYERGIHDHDATAILAVLLRLHNGAGLLRHQPAARAAAQLFWAHGTAAEAREVWARRAVSLARARETFGLAPAIAEFQAELATAIGGDEAASAAAYLFDELTSGPDGFVLSAGARTLLDKFRRTVGTSAYDEDLAILDDLAARRQLVKAWLSSYTAATGTDITAGDLAEAVAAELCPDLTRYESETPLTETVEGLLGTHPRITRRAITIRIDEFLARTIDFRTHDIPGHRAYQRRRTALVAAERSRLHLDSYRPRVMSSFVRNRLIDEVYLPLIGDNLAKQLGTTGEAKLTDTGGLLLLISPPGYGKTTLMEYVADRLGLVLVKANGPALGHTVTSLDPAETPNATARQEIEKINFALAAGNNTLLYLDDIQHTAPELLQKFIPLCDATRRIDGVWDGEPRTYDLRGKRFAVCMAGNPYTESGGRFQVPDMLANRADVWNLGDVLTGKEEVFALSFIENTLTANPVLAPLAGRNRDDLDILIRLAADDPTARADQLTHPYAPAELDRITAALRHLLTARATVLAVNNASITSAAQTDATRTEPPFQLQGSYRNMTKIAQRIQPVMNEDELAAVIGDHYTAEAQTLTTGAEANLLKLAELRDTLTPGQSVRWAELKSAYVRAQKLGGTEDDPVVRAVAALGLLADRIAAVESAITRAADPRHLVANPTARHASKPHAE
- a CDS encoding flotillin family protein, whose protein sequence is MDPLTVGIGALIAVVLLAAVGMLLVFSRLFRKVEQGKALIVSKMRKVDVTFTGQVVLPVLHKAEVMDISVKAIEITRAGKDGLICRDNIRADIRISFFVKVNKTVEDVIKVAQAVGTQRASDQRTLQELFHAKFSEALKTVGKQLDFTDLYTKREELRYKIIELIGVDLNGYHLEDAAIDYLEQTPLSQLDPHNVLDAQGIRKITELTTVEHVRTNEFQRTEEKEITRQNVDAREAILELQRRQADAEIKQKREIDTSRAREEAETARVVEEERLRAQGAFLRTEEQLGVQRENQEREVAVAAKNRERVIAVENERIEKDRLLEVIARERETQLTRISAEKEVEAEKREIAEVIRERVAVDRTVAEQEESIKKLRAVEEAERGRQAVIIAAEAEAQEKLVKDIKAAEAAEQAATHRAAEELTLAEARLKSADLDARAKVRLAEGIQAESAAEGLAAVQVRDKEAEVVEKAGRAEAEAAEARLRAEAEGVRAKALAEATAIGEKLKAEAAGLTEKAAAMAALDEASRGHEEYRLRIQAEKEIRLAGLDVQRQVAEAQATVIATGLENADINIVGGESVFFDRLVSSIALGKGVDGFVQHSETAQALAKPWLDGSASFTDDIARILGSVSTADVQNLTVSALLMKLMKTGDGANAGQLRQLMDKAGELGLADLPLTALNGGNSTHEANGTVKA